The following proteins come from a genomic window of Canis lupus dingo isolate Sandy chromosome 20, ASM325472v2, whole genome shotgun sequence:
- the LOC112666893 gene encoding olfactory receptor-like protein OLF4: MEPGNLTGVSEFLLLGFSEGPELQPFIFGLFLSMYLITVFGNLLLILAVSSDSHLHTPMYFFLANLSFVDICFTSTTVPKMLINIQTQSKVITYEGCLSQMYFFILFAGLDIFLLTVMAYDRFVAICHPLHYLVIMNPRVCGLLVLVPWIMSILNSLLESIMVLRLSFCTVLEIPHFFCELNQMIQLACSDTFLSNMVMYFAAVLLGGVPFAGILYSYSKIVSSIRGISSAQGKYKAFSTCASHLSVVSLFYCTVLGVYLSSAAPQSSNSSAVASVMYTVVTPMLNPFIYSLRNRDIKRTLMSLMKSISFSGTSSTY; this comes from the exons ATGGAGCCAGGAAACCTTACAGGAGTTTCAGAGTTTCTTCTTCTGGGGTTTTCAGAAGGACCAGAACTGCAGCCCTTCATATTTGGGCTTTTCCTCTCCATGTACCTGATCACTGTGTTTGGAAACCTGCTCCTCATCCTGGCTGTCAGCTCTGACTCCCACCTCCATACACCCATGTACTTTTTCCTCGCCAACCTGTCCTTTGTAGACATCTGTTTCACCTCCACCACTGTCCCCAAGATGCTGATAAACATCCAGACTCAGAGCAAAGTGATCACTTATGAAGGATGCCTCAGCCAGATGTATTTTTTCATACTCTTTGCAGGATTAGACATCTTTCTCCTGACTGTGATGGCTTATGACCGCTTTGTAGCCATCTGCCACCCCCTGCACTACTTGGTCATCATGAACCCTCGGGTATGTGGACTGCTGGTTCTGGTGCCCTGGATCATGAGCATCTTGAATTCCTTGTTAGAAAGCATAATGGTGTTGCGCTTGTCCTTCTGTACAGTCTTGGAAATCCCCCACTTTTTCTGTGAACTCAATCAGATGATACAACTTGCATGTTCTGACACCTTTCTCAGTAACATGGTGATGTATTTTGCAGCTGTGCTTCTGGGTGGTGTTCCTTTTGCTGGAATCCTTTACTCTTATTCCAAGATAGTTTCCTCTATACGTGGGATCTCATCAGCTCAGGGAAAGTATAAAGCATTTTCCACCTGTGCATCTCACCTCTCAGTTGTCTCCTTATTTTATTGTACAGTCCTGGGAGTGTACCTTagctctgctgctccccagaGCTCCAACTCAAGTGCGGTGGCCTCAGTGATGTACACGGTGGTCACACCCATGCTGAACCCCTTCATCTACAGCCTGAGGAACAGAGACATTAAGAGGACTCTTATGAG TTTGatgaaaagtatttctttctcAGGCACTTCATCTACTTATTGA